From one bacterium genomic stretch:
- a CDS encoding Maf family protein produces the protein MTHPLVLASGSPRRKKLLEEAGVSFTVVVPDVDEFWPDSDPVQAVELAVCKARAVAKSRLTGEVVLAADTIVRLRGRVLGKPRDEKEARSMLAALAGAEHTVTTGVAAMLAPDGDPLTVRVDSRVRIRRMTTGEIDDYVATGSSLDKAGAYAVQDERWNLVERVEGSVTNVIGLPVEETLKLLEALDRMGNQRTRR, from the coding sequence ATGACCCACCCTCTAGTGCTGGCCAGCGGAAGCCCCCGGCGCAAGAAGCTCCTGGAAGAGGCCGGGGTTTCCTTCACCGTCGTCGTGCCGGATGTGGACGAATTCTGGCCCGACTCGGACCCGGTTCAGGCCGTGGAACTGGCGGTGTGCAAGGCACGGGCGGTCGCGAAGTCGCGCCTGACCGGCGAGGTAGTGCTGGCCGCCGACACCATCGTCCGCCTCCGGGGAAGGGTGCTGGGGAAGCCCCGCGATGAGAAAGAGGCGCGCTCCATGCTCGCCGCCCTGGCAGGCGCGGAGCACACCGTGACCACCGGCGTGGCAGCCATGCTGGCGCCCGATGGAGACCCGCTCACCGTCCGGGTGGACAGCCGGGTGCGGATCCGCCGGATGACCACCGGGGAAATTGACGATTACGTCGCCACCGGTTCGTCCCTCGATAAAGCCGGCGCCTACGCCGTCCAGGACGAGCGGTGGAACCTCGTGGAACGGGTCGAGGGCTCGGTGACCAACGTCATCGGCCTGCCGGTGGAGGAAACGCTTAAGCTCCTGGAAGCGCTCGACCGGATGGGGAATCAACGCACTCGACGGTGA